In Microbacterium enclense, one genomic interval encodes:
- a CDS encoding zinc-dependent alcohol dehydrogenase family protein: protein MRAIVFPHAGSATLADVAEPSPGPKDVVIEVAAVGICGTDTHVHDGEFEGTVYPLIPGHEASGRVASIGSHVSHLAVRDPVVVNPSTTCGECEFCVIGRTNLCRRWNGLGVVASDGACARFLKAPAANVYKLRESTDLYEAALIEPLACALRGYDLLPRVMGSHYLVYGSGTMGLLMVQLAPRAGAASVTIVDTNPARLEAARELGIVDALTSAHDAARDRWDVVIDCTGNIRAIEDGLARVKPGGHFQHFGVAPTEARAEYSPFRVYRDEITIVGTMAVLNTFGRAVEMFEAGAIDPRPMISHSFSLEDYVEALDMFRRGTGRKLQIRPGDDRSRELLPSSERTVA, encoded by the coding sequence ATGCGCGCAATCGTGTTCCCCCACGCCGGATCGGCGACGCTCGCGGACGTGGCAGAGCCCAGTCCCGGCCCCAAGGACGTCGTCATCGAAGTCGCCGCGGTCGGCATCTGCGGCACGGACACGCACGTCCACGACGGCGAGTTCGAAGGCACCGTTTACCCTCTGATTCCCGGACACGAAGCCAGCGGCCGCGTCGCGTCGATCGGTTCGCACGTGAGCCACCTCGCCGTCCGCGATCCGGTGGTGGTCAATCCCAGCACCACATGCGGCGAATGCGAGTTCTGCGTGATCGGTCGGACAAACCTTTGTCGACGGTGGAACGGACTCGGCGTCGTCGCCAGCGACGGCGCCTGCGCCCGCTTCCTCAAAGCCCCCGCCGCGAACGTGTACAAGCTGCGCGAGTCGACCGACCTGTACGAGGCGGCACTGATCGAACCGCTCGCATGCGCTTTGCGTGGCTACGACCTGCTGCCCCGCGTCATGGGCTCTCACTATCTCGTCTATGGCTCCGGCACGATGGGCCTGCTCATGGTCCAACTGGCGCCCCGGGCGGGCGCGGCGAGCGTGACGATCGTCGACACCAACCCCGCCCGGTTGGAAGCCGCGCGAGAACTCGGAATCGTCGACGCTCTCACCTCCGCCCACGACGCGGCTCGTGATCGATGGGACGTCGTGATCGACTGCACCGGGAACATCCGCGCCATCGAGGACGGACTCGCTCGGGTGAAGCCCGGCGGTCACTTCCAGCACTTCGGGGTGGCTCCCACGGAAGCACGCGCCGAGTACTCGCCGTTTCGCGTCTACCGCGACGAGATCACCATCGTCGGCACGATGGCGGTCTTGAACACCTTCGGGCGCGCGGTGGAGATGTTCGAAGCCGGCGCCATCGACCCACGTCCGATGATCAGCCACTCCTTCTCCCTGGAGGACTACGTCGAGGCGCTCGACATGTTCCGGCGTGGAACCGGGCGGAAACTCCAGATCCGTCCGGGCGATGATCGCTCTCGCGAGTTGCTTCCCTCCTCCGAACGGACTGTCGCGTGA
- a CDS encoding carbohydrate ABC transporter permease — MRSPRLRSALGWGAAYVPVLLYAAAILVPLYYVLVSAFKSTADISLNPMGLPTTFGLDRFFAANDAVHLLAAEGNSLVVAAGSVLLTIAFAAPAAHGIARRTNRFSMVAQLAFGLAFLIPQFAVLVPVYLIAVRSGLIQVPLVFLILFYAAMNIPLAVLLLVPFFRAVPREIEESAELDGAGLSARLRHVLLPIVVPGLTTVAILCFLAAWNEYIFAQVITNSTSYTVQVALPLLRSEGAFQGADVDLGRLAAGVVISVVPVFVVYAILRRRLIDAFAAGAVKG; from the coding sequence ATGCGCTCTCCCCGTCTTCGTTCCGCTCTCGGTTGGGGCGCCGCCTACGTTCCCGTGCTTCTCTACGCCGCCGCGATTCTCGTACCGCTGTACTACGTCCTCGTCAGTGCCTTCAAATCCACCGCCGATATCTCGCTGAACCCCATGGGGCTTCCGACCACGTTCGGCTTGGACCGCTTCTTCGCCGCGAACGACGCTGTCCACCTCCTCGCCGCAGAGGGAAACTCCCTCGTCGTCGCCGCCGGCTCCGTCCTCCTGACGATTGCGTTCGCCGCCCCGGCCGCCCATGGGATCGCGCGCCGAACGAACAGGTTCTCGATGGTGGCGCAGCTCGCCTTCGGCCTGGCGTTCCTCATTCCACAGTTCGCCGTGCTGGTGCCGGTGTACCTCATCGCGGTGCGTTCGGGGCTCATACAGGTCCCGCTCGTCTTCCTGATCCTGTTCTACGCGGCGATGAACATCCCCCTCGCCGTTCTTCTCCTCGTGCCGTTCTTTCGCGCCGTCCCTCGGGAGATCGAGGAGTCGGCCGAGCTCGACGGTGCCGGACTCTCCGCTCGACTGCGGCACGTGCTGCTGCCGATCGTCGTGCCCGGGCTGACGACCGTCGCGATCCTCTGCTTCCTCGCCGCGTGGAACGAGTACATCTTCGCTCAGGTCATCACGAACAGCACCTCGTACACGGTGCAGGTGGCGTTGCCCCTTCTGCGAAGCGAGGGCGCATTCCAAGGCGCCGACGTCGACCTCGGTCGCCTTGCCGCAGGAGTGGTCATCAGCGTCGTTCCGGTCTTCGTCGTCTACGCCATCCTTCGCCGCCGGCTGATCGACGCTTTCGCCGCCGGTGCGGTCAAAGGCTGA
- a CDS encoding extracellular solute-binding protein, whose protein sequence is MISLALATAACSTGDATPNGGDKTITTLSLYSADSPAGAWLTNMATEFEQKTGITVTNDFVLQTDLPTTYGKSVVAGNEQDLVMTNLVGDPTTWLANGATVDVSSYLDDWNLRDVFSDEALAAWTTNDGAVQAFPLEGYNWPMWFNTDLLKQAGISSPPTTWDQLIAASTALRAIGVQPFVVGGADYPASAVVTLVALSLLSEEDVTQLYASGDWSGANGQKVIDGILQLQAAGVFADDSAGLSYSDQIAAFGAGKAAMLFDGSWGYGNAQKTFPTVNIQLGGFPLAASSPISKPVSFAGQSTGVWISPNGQKNIDAVGQFVSFLYQPENLAKFVDIGYISPAKPGYVTLDTAALPPLNVASQEQLPQTTTVYAPTYNSLSPTVTSAFFRASTQAFVPGTTAAQLTQSMEQAWQAQ, encoded by the coding sequence GTGATCTCCCTCGCCCTGGCGACGGCGGCCTGCTCCACCGGCGATGCGACACCGAACGGCGGCGACAAGACGATCACCACTCTGAGCCTGTACTCCGCCGACAGTCCCGCCGGCGCATGGTTGACGAACATGGCCACGGAGTTCGAGCAGAAGACCGGCATCACCGTCACGAACGACTTCGTCCTGCAGACAGATCTCCCCACCACTTACGGCAAGTCGGTGGTCGCCGGTAACGAGCAGGACCTGGTCATGACGAACCTGGTCGGTGATCCGACGACGTGGCTGGCCAACGGCGCGACCGTCGACGTCTCGTCCTACCTCGACGACTGGAACCTGCGGGACGTCTTCTCGGACGAGGCACTAGCCGCGTGGACGACCAACGACGGCGCCGTCCAGGCGTTTCCCCTCGAGGGATACAACTGGCCGATGTGGTTCAACACCGACCTGCTGAAGCAAGCGGGAATCAGCTCCCCGCCGACCACATGGGACCAGCTCATCGCAGCCTCCACCGCTTTGCGTGCGATCGGCGTTCAACCCTTCGTCGTCGGCGGCGCGGACTATCCCGCCTCGGCGGTCGTCACCCTGGTCGCCCTCTCTCTCCTCAGCGAGGAGGACGTGACGCAGCTGTACGCCTCAGGCGACTGGAGCGGCGCGAACGGACAGAAGGTGATCGACGGCATCCTCCAGCTGCAGGCAGCCGGTGTCTTCGCAGACGATTCCGCAGGCCTCAGCTACTCCGATCAAATCGCTGCCTTCGGAGCGGGTAAGGCTGCGATGCTCTTCGACGGGTCCTGGGGCTACGGGAACGCCCAGAAGACATTCCCAACGGTGAACATCCAGCTCGGAGGATTCCCGCTCGCCGCATCGTCGCCGATCAGCAAGCCGGTCAGCTTCGCGGGACAGTCAACGGGCGTGTGGATCTCACCGAACGGGCAGAAGAACATCGACGCCGTCGGCCAATTCGTGTCCTTCCTCTACCAGCCGGAGAATCTGGCGAAATTCGTCGACATCGGGTACATCTCGCCGGCAAAGCCCGGCTATGTGACCCTGGACACCGCTGCGCTGCCCCCATTGAACGTCGCCTCCCAGGAGCAGCTGCCACAGACCACGACGGTGTACGCGCCGACGTACAACTCGCTGTCGCCGACGGTCACCAGCGCATTCTTCCGCGCGAGCACGCAAGCCTTCGTGCCCGGCACGACGGCGGCCCAGCTGACGCAGAGCATGGAGCAGGCGTGGCAAGCACAGTGA
- a CDS encoding serine hydrolase has product MTRILSEGICTTRFRPVRDAFEAYLAQDPSHSAQLCVYVDGSCVIDLAGGPDLAREDITGVFSVTKGVAALALATLVDSNRLDLDARVTEYWPEFALQGKDRISVRQMLSHQAGLPAPDGGVTSDDVLLSKQGAARLAASAPLWQPGSLFGYHGLTIGILMEELVRRVAGRDLQSMYESDIRQEYDIDFFLGLPEHLEYRYRPLRPPRPLSSVDADPLPGDTITDAAFGRLGAPTDTSLSAFGPNTPAVRRTGPAASGGVGSAHGLARLYSVALGRIGEPLLRPETVTEMSRIQVSGHDVVVDDEMRFAVTFMKPQPRMPFGSYRAFGHDGAGGALAFADPLYGMSFAYIPMPMTSPGGADARAIELSRILRTCLRADKAATTSPPTT; this is encoded by the coding sequence ATGACCCGCATCCTCAGCGAAGGAATCTGCACCACCCGTTTTCGACCGGTGCGCGACGCATTCGAGGCTTACCTGGCACAGGATCCCTCTCACAGCGCGCAGCTCTGCGTGTACGTCGACGGCTCGTGCGTCATTGATCTGGCGGGCGGACCCGATCTCGCACGCGAAGACATCACGGGGGTGTTCTCGGTGACGAAGGGTGTTGCCGCTCTCGCGCTGGCGACCCTCGTCGACAGCAATCGGCTGGACCTCGACGCACGCGTCACGGAGTACTGGCCGGAGTTCGCCCTGCAGGGCAAAGACCGCATCTCGGTCCGGCAGATGCTCTCGCATCAAGCCGGACTCCCCGCGCCGGATGGGGGTGTCACGTCAGACGACGTACTGCTGTCGAAGCAGGGCGCGGCACGGTTGGCGGCCAGCGCCCCACTCTGGCAGCCGGGCTCGCTGTTCGGATACCACGGCCTGACCATCGGCATCCTGATGGAGGAGCTCGTGCGCCGCGTCGCCGGTCGAGACCTGCAATCGATGTACGAGTCGGACATCCGTCAGGAGTACGACATCGACTTCTTCCTGGGGCTACCCGAGCACCTGGAGTACAGGTATCGCCCGCTCCGACCGCCCCGTCCCCTCTCCTCCGTCGACGCCGACCCCCTCCCCGGCGACACGATCACCGATGCGGCTTTCGGTCGCCTCGGGGCACCGACAGACACCAGTCTGTCCGCCTTCGGACCGAACACCCCCGCCGTCCGTCGCACCGGGCCAGCGGCATCCGGAGGCGTGGGCTCCGCGCACGGGCTGGCCCGGCTGTACTCGGTCGCCCTCGGACGGATCGGAGAACCTCTTCTCCGCCCGGAGACCGTGACCGAGATGTCGCGAATCCAGGTCAGCGGACATGACGTCGTCGTCGACGACGAGATGCGGTTCGCCGTGACATTCATGAAGCCGCAGCCCCGCATGCCTTTCGGCAGCTATCGGGCTTTCGGACACGACGGGGCCGGGGGCGCCCTCGCCTTCGCTGACCCCCTTTACGGCATGTCGTTCGCGTACATTCCGATGCCCATGACCAGCCCAGGCGGAGCCGATGCACGAGCGATCGAACTTTCGCGCATCCTCCGCACCTGTCTCCGCGCCGACAAGGCCGCAACCACTTCTCCGCCCACCACCTGA
- a CDS encoding CocE/NonD family hydrolase, protein MTLRSLIAATRARLPRRTDKVVVTRDLAVPMRDGTILRADLWAPRDDEGARTLVIVRTPYGSAGMGLIGRLLAERGHLLLVQNCRGTFSSGGRFVPFHDEFDDGLDLLAWLDDQAWARRPLATMGASYTGYTAYTLVAAAPERVTSLALAVTSADFHTAVMYPDQVIGSETALIWIGGLLAQELPLLPKLLAVRRITRGMRSALLASPAQADTVLLGRPYPPYQEWIRHDGAEDPWWDALDRRPQLRRLAPSALVAGWYDPFLVGQLDDYAALKRERRPARLVVGPWTHAATGVADTLVRESLRLLADPDSAEGASVYDAGAKKWQALPHWPPATVGTTLFLSGRGRLRNRVSSPVDAAWSVSAADPPPPAGGRALNPSFAGRRRQSPRERRPDVRVLTSARPRRPTIVAGSPTVSLRVRGTDLSQEWFVRLCDVDRFGVSRNICDGYLLQPAGDGSTTGGQEQNVTIRLAPTAYTFRRGHRIRLQISGSGYPFHPAPPGGAPDRGLISRTDAPSILELPVVRGGWRTASRGAHR, encoded by the coding sequence ATGACGCTTCGATCGCTCATAGCGGCCACCCGCGCGCGCCTGCCCCGGCGCACCGACAAGGTCGTCGTCACGCGTGACCTCGCTGTTCCGATGCGAGATGGGACCATCCTCCGCGCCGACCTGTGGGCGCCCCGCGATGACGAGGGCGCACGCACGCTCGTGATCGTTCGCACCCCCTACGGCAGCGCCGGGATGGGGCTGATCGGCAGACTCCTCGCCGAGCGCGGGCACCTCCTCCTCGTGCAGAACTGTCGAGGGACGTTCAGCTCCGGCGGCCGGTTCGTGCCGTTCCACGACGAGTTCGACGACGGACTCGACCTCCTCGCCTGGCTCGACGATCAGGCATGGGCGCGCCGGCCGCTGGCGACGATGGGGGCGAGCTACACCGGTTACACGGCCTACACGCTTGTCGCTGCTGCCCCCGAACGCGTGACGAGCCTCGCCCTGGCGGTCACGAGCGCCGATTTCCACACGGCCGTGATGTATCCGGATCAGGTGATCGGCTCGGAGACGGCGTTGATATGGATCGGGGGCCTTCTCGCGCAAGAGCTGCCGCTGCTGCCGAAGCTTCTCGCGGTACGTCGGATCACGCGCGGCATGCGCTCCGCCCTGCTGGCATCCCCCGCGCAGGCGGACACCGTTCTCCTCGGCCGCCCCTACCCGCCGTATCAGGAGTGGATCCGCCACGACGGTGCCGAAGACCCGTGGTGGGACGCGCTCGATCGGCGCCCTCAACTGCGCCGCCTGGCACCCTCGGCGCTGGTTGCCGGCTGGTACGACCCCTTCCTGGTCGGGCAGCTCGACGACTACGCCGCCTTGAAACGGGAACGGCGCCCGGCCCGGCTGGTCGTCGGGCCGTGGACGCACGCGGCGACCGGCGTCGCCGACACCCTGGTGCGGGAGAGCCTGCGCCTGCTGGCCGATCCCGACTCTGCTGAGGGCGCATCGGTCTACGACGCGGGCGCGAAAAAATGGCAGGCACTTCCGCACTGGCCCCCTGCCACAGTCGGCACAACGCTGTTCCTCTCGGGGCGCGGCCGGCTCAGAAATCGGGTGAGCTCCCCGGTGGATGCGGCGTGGAGCGTGAGCGCCGCCGACCCGCCGCCTCCCGCCGGAGGCCGGGCGTTGAACCCCTCCTTCGCAGGACGGCGGAGGCAATCACCTCGCGAGCGACGCCCAGACGTGCGGGTTTTGACTTCCGCTCGTCCTCGACGCCCGACCATCGTGGCGGGGAGCCCGACCGTCTCCCTCCGAGTCAGGGGGACGGACCTCTCCCAGGAGTGGTTCGTACGCCTCTGCGATGTCGACCGGTTCGGCGTTTCTCGCAACATCTGCGACGGCTACCTCCTCCAGCCAGCCGGAGACGGTTCCACGACTGGCGGTCAGGAACAGAACGTGACCATCCGCTTGGCTCCGACCGCATACACATTCCGGCGCGGGCATCGCATACGCCTGCAGATCTCCGGCTCGGGCTACCCGTTTCACCCCGCGCCGCCAGGCGGGGCACCGGATCGCGGCCTGATCTCGCGCACCGATGCCCCCAGCATCCTGGAGCTTCCGGTGGTGCGCGGAGGCTGGAGAACCGCATCGAGAGGGGCACACCGATGA
- a CDS encoding sugar ABC transporter permease has translation MASTVISPSARRGTPRRAGGTGQVAEVTPALVWYGLFMVAPLIAMVVLSFFSWNSLVATPKPNGLDNYAYLFQDQILRVAVVNTILYVGIGLLLIIPFGFLLGFFLSRRPRGHAILSIIFFTPWIVSASARAMMFTGLYQPNGAINSILDAIGLGDLSRVWLADPATALAAVIATEAWAGIGATAVIFSSALGRIPTEVYEAARLDGAGIWREIFSIAAPLSKDFIGLMTMLQFLWLFLGSAGTVLLLTKGGPGSTTMTLSFYLYDQAFVSGRLGYSQTIGVVGLLVGLVGMGLIRYAFRTKD, from the coding sequence GTGGCAAGCACAGTGATCTCTCCGTCGGCGCGGCGTGGCACCCCACGTCGCGCCGGCGGGACCGGTCAGGTGGCAGAGGTGACACCGGCCCTGGTCTGGTACGGGCTGTTCATGGTGGCGCCCCTGATCGCCATGGTCGTTCTCAGCTTCTTCAGCTGGAACAGCCTGGTAGCGACACCGAAGCCGAACGGACTGGACAACTACGCTTACCTGTTTCAAGACCAGATCCTGCGGGTAGCGGTCGTCAACACGATTCTTTACGTGGGCATCGGCCTCCTGCTGATCATCCCGTTCGGTTTCCTCCTCGGATTTTTTCTCTCGCGCCGGCCGCGGGGCCACGCGATCCTGTCGATCATCTTCTTCACACCGTGGATCGTGTCCGCCTCAGCGCGCGCGATGATGTTCACCGGTCTTTATCAACCCAATGGCGCAATCAACAGCATCCTGGATGCCATCGGTCTCGGTGATCTGTCGCGGGTATGGCTCGCCGACCCGGCGACCGCGCTGGCCGCGGTGATCGCCACCGAGGCGTGGGCCGGCATCGGCGCTACCGCGGTCATCTTCTCCTCCGCGCTGGGACGCATCCCGACCGAGGTCTACGAGGCGGCACGCCTGGATGGCGCAGGCATCTGGCGCGAGATCTTCTCGATCGCCGCCCCCCTGTCGAAGGACTTCATCGGGCTGATGACGATGCTGCAGTTCCTCTGGCTGTTCCTCGGCTCCGCGGGAACCGTTCTCCTGCTCACAAAAGGCGGGCCGGGCTCGACCACCATGACGCTGTCGTTCTACCTCTATGACCAAGCGTTCGTCTCGGGGCGGCTCGGGTACAGCCAGACGATCGGGGTCGTCGGACTCCTCGTCGGACTGGTCGGCATGGGCCTCATCCGCTACGCATTCCGCACGAAGGACTGA